GATACAGTGTGCTACATACATATTATAAAACAAGATTAACCCAACATTTCAACAGCAGGATGATCCTTACTCTCCATCCACTCAAAACCTGATGCAGTCATTGAGTTAATGGATTCATTGCAGATTTGTTGAAACAAGGGGtcattttttaattcctccAGTGTAGCATCATCATCTTGTCCCTGCTGACGACCTGGATCAAACAGTAGATTTGTGTCTAAAGTGTTCAGATCGTTAATGCTGCCTGAGAGCTCGGAAGACAACCTGATGTCGCTGGGAAAGACAGATGCAACGTTATTGAGATCTGATGCCACCTGATTCACCAGCTGCTGGTTTGTTGGCAGACTGTCCTCCCCTAAAAGGTCTTTTACAGTGCTGCTAAAATCTAATTGCTGCTCTCCGATGTCTGATTGTGCTTGGTTATctccagaagaaaaactgaTCTGATCGGTGCTGCTATTTTTTGTGAGGTAATTTGGTGTTTGGAATTCATAAACTGAAGTGCTGGAATTGATCATACTTTGTGGGTTGGCACTAGGAAAAGCAGTGGATGTCTCCAAAATCTGAGTGAGATTCATCCTGGCTGTGTAATTTGAGGGCATGTTGTTCATTCCCAAACCTCTCACTGCATCATCACTATCAGAATCAAGTTTGTTTAACAACACATTGgttatttttttagtgtttgtttgtttctgaagaGATGGGAAGGCCGTCTGCATCATCACAGTCAAGGGGACTGACTGGCTTCTCTGTGCTATGTTATTGGCACTGGTGTCTGCATGGATATTAGCAAATACATTGTGAACTTCGGGAGTCACTGGACTCCCAAAAGGTGTCAGATTAGAGCGTGGTATATTTGACACAGGGTAAACAGTGCTTCCACTGAGATTACGCTGGCGATGGACAGCAGGGCTCACACTCCGGCATCTCAGACTGTTGTTGAGAGATGAACCAGTTCCTTTGTTGTCCAaaggagcaggaacagcaaaGCCCTCCTGCTTGGTAGTGCTACTGACAGgggctgcctggtgctgcacagGTGAAACAGGAGTCACGCGGCCGAAGTGAGTGTCGTGGTGGCGCGGCTGAGACTGGTATGACTGGCCGGGAACTGCAAAAGCGTGAGGTTTCCTGAAGCGATCTTCCACCAGCTCCTGGTAGCTTGTAAGGATGCCATGATTTGCAACTGAGGAATTACTAACCCCACTGTAGCCATTATTCATCCACTCAAGCTTGGTTTTGTCAGGATGGGTAGCCATAGGCCGCTGCATTGGCTTCACAGGGCTACTTGATATGATGCTGGCATCGTGGTAAGCCATACTAGAGCTGATGGGAGTAAATGCAAACGGGTTTCGGCATTCCACAGGACTTGGAGGGACACTACTGCTGCAGTTGGAATGGGGTGTGCCAATGGGCGTGTGCCGGCTGCTTCCTAGGGCGCTGTCTACAGGAGTCGTCTGAGCCAGCCTTGAACAAGGGCTCTCTCTCGACATGTTCTGAGATCCAGCAATCATTTCAGAGGTGGGTGTTGGAGTCGGGGTGGGGGTGGGAGtcggggtgggggggggggggggggggggggggggggggggggggggggggggggggggggggggggggggggggggggggggggggggggggggggggggggggggggggggggggggggggggggggggggggggggggggggggggggggggggggggggggggggggggggggggggggggggggggggggggggggggggggggggggggggggggggggggggggggggggggggggggggggggggggggggggggggggggggggggggggggggggggggggggggggggggggggggggggggggggggggggggggggggggggggggggggggggggggggggggggggggggggggggggggggggggggggggggggggggggggggggggggggggggggggggggggggggggggggggggggggggggggggggggggggggggggggggggggggggggggggggggggggggggggggggggggggggggggggggggggggggggggggggggggggggggggggggggggggggggggggggggggggggggggggggggggggggggggggggggggggggggggggggggggggggggggggggggggggggggggggggggggggggggggggggggggggggggggggggggggggggggggggggggggggggggggggggggggggggggggggggggggggggggggggggggggggggggggggggggggggggggggggggggggggggggggggggggggggggggggggggggggggggggggggggggggggggggggggggggggggggggggggggggggggggggggggggggggggggggggggggggggggggggggggggggggggggggggggggggtgggagtGTGTATTGGAGTGCTGTTGTTGTGGATCGAATGGTAAAAGTGCGTGCTGCTTGGATGAGATGACACAGGAGCTCCttgagctgcagcctgagtCTGAAGTGTCATTCCCAGACAACCACCATAAGGATGGGAGTTATTCATGGACATTTGTTCCTCCATGAGCACCAGCTCCTCCACAATGCTGTCCTGGGTCAGGTCGTCATCAAATGAAAAGAAGTTTTCATTTGACTGAGGGACTGTATGCTCAAACTCTTTCAGCTCAGACTGCAGAGGTAACTGATTTGAAGACTGTGCTTGTATTTGATCCAAGGAGTCCTGGATCTGGCTCTGTAGCTGCTGGCTGTACACATCCTGCTGTATACCTTCACAGTGCACCGGCTCCCACGCGGATTCCTGTAAGTCACTAGAGCCAGAGTGCCCAGCAATAGTCATAACACTGATATCTTGCTGTTGATCACAATTCACAGATGCAAAGTCAGAGGTTTTGGTGATATGGTGCCATGTATTTGGGTTAAAGCTGCCATCAGATTTTGAATCATTTTCTATGATAAACAAGTTTCCTTCCAATTTTACCTTTATATCTGGAGATGATGCTGATGCAAGCTGCTGTTCTAAAGCAGGATCACAGGTATTTAAATTGGTGCTCAAAGAAAGGTCTGTTGTTAAGTTTGCAGCAGCTGTAGAAGGTACAGGTACGGTCACCAGTACCTTGCTGGGAACTTGAGCAAGTGTTGCTGTATTGTCACTGTTAGCTAATGATCCAACCTTCAGAGCCTTCTTAACATTGTTAGCTTTTTGACTCTCCACAGCATTACCAGCTGCAAACTGCTCCACTAGTGGTTTCTTTACAGGTGGTAACTGGGAATCCTGAAGTGTGGAAGGTTGTCGCTTTCTTGGACTTTTAGTGCATGTTTTGTCTTTAATCATAGACTCACCAGTAGGAGGTGAATTGATGCTGGTGCTGGACAAGTTTTGACTGGCAACTGTGATCTTAAGAGTGTTTTGATTATTGCCTGCTGAAGAAACTGGTGTGATTTCATCAGACTGTGTCTTATATTTGGTCCCTGCTTCTTCAGCTTCCTGATCACAGCCCTTACCTGGTTTTAGCTCCATGACATCATCCGTTGAAACCTTCAAGGCTGCAACCTCAAAATTAATTAGCTGTGCAGGAGGCAGGTCAGGGGTTGCCTTTATGGATTTAGACATGTCAGAGCTCTCTTGGCCCTGTGCAGAGTTCTCATCCAGCAATGCTTCTGGTTCCGTTTTGATCTTGACTGCAGGCGTAGCGACGGCAGTGCTAGGCTTAGATCCTGGAGACTGAAGTGAAACAACAGATCCATTTTTGATCTGTGGACCAGTCCTCCCTTCTTCCACTGCTCCTGCACTAGTGCTCACTGAAGGCGTCTGTTTGATGGGCACACTACTGCTGCTCGGGGCAAGAGATATTGCTGTCATTTTTACCACATTTAAGGAATTCACATGTGGAGCTGGCACAACAGTCTTGATTGGGCTACTGGTGAATAGCACCGTGGTGGGAGAGCGGATGGTGAGAGCACTGGTGTTTGCTGGCTTGGGTAGGATCTGCGGGTAGCGATGCCGGGCAGAGCGGTCACCAACGGGGCTGGCGGGAACGTTCTGGGGAGTCTTTGGCGGCTGCTTGACTGATTGCATGTGCTGAGTGACCACCTGAACATTGAGCGGCAGGACCTTGCTCTCAGACGATCCCATGGGACTTGGAGATGTCACCAACTGCCTAGTCCTTGGcacctgcagagagaaaaagaaaaggtgtgGCAACGAAGTCCCCAAAGCCCACACATTACCTCAGCCCCAAGCATTTTAAAGGTGAAAGACAACCGTGGCAACGAAGGAAGAAGTCCCCAAAGCCCACACATTACCTCAGCCTGTGGCAACGAAGTCCCCAAAGCCCACACATTACCTCAGCCCCAAGCATTTTAAAGGTGAAAGACAACATAACACACCAAAGCTAGCAAATGTcagtttgaaacaaaataagCTCTTCTACTTGTCAAGACAATTTCTATTCCTCTGTATAAGGATTGGTAGAAGACATATGCCTTCTATTTTTAAGGCATGAGGCACTGGTGTACACACTAGTTTGCTCTTCTGCTAATGAAAGGGTCATTCTCATCTAATCCTTTATCACCTGGGACAAAAAGACAGACATACAAAGGCTAAAGAGGAGAGGATGTGTTCA
The sequence above is drawn from the Ficedula albicollis isolate OC2 chromosome 10, FicAlb1.5, whole genome shotgun sequence genome and encodes:
- the RFX7 gene encoding DNA-binding protein RFX7 — translated: MSSSRAQQMHAFSWIRNTLEEHPETSLPKQEVYDEYKSYCDNLGYHPLSAADFGKIMKNVFPNMKARRLGTRGKSKYCYSGLRKKAFVHMPTLPNLDFHKTGDGLDGAEPSGQLQSADEEVVSAACRLVCEWAQKVLSQPFDTVLELARFLVKSHYIGTKSMAALTVMAGAPAGIKGIPQPSAFIPTAESNSFQPQVKTLPSPVDAKQQLQRKIQKKQQEQKLQSPLPGESPVKKTEGTATNGVTSISNGSPAILSPPPIGIVVAAVPSPIPVPRTRQLVTSPSPMGSSESKVLPLNVQVVTQHMQSVKQPPKTPQNVPASPVGDRSARHRYPQILPKPANTSALTIRSPTTVLFTSSPIKTVVPAPHVNSLNVVKMTAISLAPSSSSVPIKQTPSVSTSAGAVEEGRTGPQIKNGSVVSLQSPGSKPSTAVATPAVKIKTEPEALLDENSAQGQESSDMSKSIKATPDLPPAQLINFEVAALKVSTDDVMELKPGKGCDQEAEEAGTKYKTQSDEITPVSSAGNNQNTLKITVASQNLSSTSINSPPTGESMIKDKTCTKSPRKRQPSTLQDSQLPPVKKPLVEQFAAGNAVESQKANNVKKALKVGSLANSDNTATLAQVPSKVLVTVPVPSTAAANLTTDLSLSTNLNTCDPALEQQLASASSPDIKVKLEGNLFIIENDSKSDGSFNPNTWHHITKTSDFASVNCDQQQDISVMTIAGHSGSSDLQESAWEPVHCEGIQQDVYSQQLQSQIQDSLDQIQAQSSNQLPLQSELKEFEHTVPQSNENFFSFDDDLTQDSIVEELVLMEEQMSMNNSHPYGGCLGMTLQTQAAAQGAPVSSHPSSTHFYHSIHNNSTPIHTPTPPPTPTPTPTPTPTPTSEMIAGSQNMSRESPCSRLAQTTPVDSALGSSRHTPIGTPHSNCSSSVPPSPVECRNPFAFTPISSSMAYHDASIISSSPVKPMQRPMATHPDKTKLEWMNNGYSGVSNSSVANHGILTSYQELVEDRFRKPHAFAVPGQSYQSQPRHHDTHFGRVTPVSPVQHQAAPVSSTTKQEGFAVPAPLDNKGTGSSLNNSLRCRSVSPAVHRQRNLSGSTVYPVSNIPRSNLTPFGSPVTPEVHNVFANIHADTSANNIAQRSQSVPLTVMMQTAFPSLQKQTNTKKITNVLLNKLDSDSDDAVRGLGMNNMPSNYTARMNLTQILETSTAFPSANPQSMINSSTSVYEFQTPNYLTKNSSTDQISFSSGDNQAQSDIGEQQLDFSSTVKDLLGEDSLPTNQQLVNQVASDLNNVASVFPSDIRLSSELSGSINDLNTLDTNLLFDPGRQQGQDDDATLEELKNDPLFQQICNESINSMTASGFEWMESKDHPAVEMLG